Sequence from the Egibacter rhizosphaerae genome:
GTCGAGCTCCCCCGCGAACGCCTTCTCGTAGAGGCCCTTGACGTCGCGAGCGGCGCAGACCTCCAGGGGCGCGTCGACGAACACCTCGACGAACGCCGGCGCCATCGCCCGCACCTCCGCGCGCGTCGCCGCGTACGGGCTGATCGCGGCGGTGATGACCGTGACGCCGTGCTTGGCGAGCAGCGACGCGACGTAGCCGATGCGTCGCACGTTGGTGTCGCGGTCCTCGCGGCTGAACCCCAGCCCGGCGGTGAGGAACCGGCGCACCTCGTCGCCGTCGAGCACCTCCACCGGGTGCGCGCGGTGGCGGAGCTCGGCGGCGAGGAGCTCGGCCACGGTCGACTTGCCGGCCCCCGACAGCCCGGTGAGCCAGACCACCGCGCCGTGGGTGCCACAGGGCACGTCGTGCGGGGTCGTCATGGGCAACGGCCTCGGGTCGGCGCGGCCCGGTCGGGGCCTTGGCTGGGGCTTTGCTCGGGGCTTTGATCGGGGCTCTGGTCGGGGCCTTGGCTCAGCTCGCGCGCATCTGCTTGAACGAGGCCTTGCGGTAGTCCTTGTTCAGCCACGCGATGAAGTCGATCGAGATGTCCTTCGGGCACGCGTCCTGGCACTCGCCGTGGTTGGTGCAGGAGCCGAAGTACTCCTCCATCACCTCGACCATGTTCACGACGCGCTCGTAGCGCTCGGGCTGGCCCTGTGGCAGCAGGTTGAGGTGGGAGACCTTCGCCGCGGTGAACAGCTGCGCGGCACCGTTGGGGCACGCGGCAACGCAGGCGCCGCAGCCGATGCACTGCGCGGCCTCGAAGGCGGTGTCGGCGATCGGCTTGTCGACCGGCGTGAGGTTCGCCTCCGGCGCCGAGCCCGTCGGCACGGTGATGTAGCCGCCCGCGGCGATGATCTCGTCGAACGCGGTGCGGTCGACGATCAGATCCTTCTGGATCGGGAAGCCGGCGGCACGCCACGGTTCGATCGTGATCGTGTCGCCGTCCGAGTAGTTGAACATGTGGACCTGGCAGACGGACGCGTTCTCGACCGGCCCGTGGGCCTCGCCGTCGACCATCACACCACAGGTACCGCAGATGCCCTCCCGGCAGTCCGAGTCGAAGGCGATCGGCTCGATGCCCTCCTCGGTCAGTTGCTCGTTGACGAGGTCGAGCATCTCGAGGAACGAGGCGTGCTCGTCGATGCCCTTCGCCTGGTAGGTCTCGAAGCGTCCCTCGGCCTCCGGGCCGGGCTGGCGCCACACCTTGAGCGTCAGGTCCATCGCGTGCGGTCCTTTCGGCTGCCCGACGCCTGCCCCCTCGGGTGTGGGCACGGGCCGTCGGCGTCCTCGGCTACTTGTAGCTGCGGGTCGAGGGGGTGACCGTCTCGAACTCGAGGGGCTCGGGAATGAGCTCCGGGTCCTCGCCGAGCCCCCGGAACCGCCAGCGCGCGACGTACGCGTAGTTCTCGTCGTCCCGCAGCGCCTCGCCCTCCTCGGTCTGGTGCTCCTCGCGGAAGTGCCCGCCACAGGACTCCTCGCGGTGGTGGGCATCGACCGTCATGAGCTCGGCGAGCTCGAAGAAGTCCTGGACGCGCCCGGCCTTCTCGAGCGACTGGTTGATCGTCTCGTTCTCGCCGAGGACCCGCACGTCCTTGTGGAACTCGTCCCGCAGTGTCCGGATCTCGCTGCGAGCCTTCTCGAGGCCCTCGGCGGTGCGCGACATCCCGCAGTAGTCCCAGAGGATCCGGCCGAGCTCCTTGTGGAACGAGTCCACGCTGCGGGTGCCGTTCACCGACAGCAGGCCGAACACCTTGTCGCGCACCTCGGCCTCGGCCTCGGCGAACGCCTCGTGGCTCGTCGGCGGCGGCGACTCCCCGAGCATCGGCGCCAGGTAGTTGCCGATCGTGTACGGGATCACGAAGTAACCGTCGGCCAGCCCCTGCATGAGCGCGGAGGCGCCGAGGCGGTTCGCCCCGTGGTCGCT
This genomic interval carries:
- the cysC gene encoding adenylyl-sulfate kinase translates to MTTPHDVPCGTHGAVVWLTGLSGAGKSTVAELLAAELRHRAHPVEVLDGDEVRRFLTAGLGFSREDRDTNVRRIGYVASLLAKHGVTVITAAISPYAATRAEVRAMAPAFVEVFVDAPLEVCAARDVKGLYEKAFAGELDGFTGVSDPYEPPRAPDVHLRTDRSEAADCVDRLVEELARRGLLQAAAR
- a CDS encoding succinate dehydrogenase/fumarate reductase iron-sulfur subunit — protein: MDLTLKVWRQPGPEAEGRFETYQAKGIDEHASFLEMLDLVNEQLTEEGIEPIAFDSDCREGICGTCGVMVDGEAHGPVENASVCQVHMFNYSDGDTITIEPWRAAGFPIQKDLIVDRTAFDEIIAAGGYITVPTGSAPEANLTPVDKPIADTAFEAAQCIGCGACVAACPNGAAQLFTAAKVSHLNLLPQGQPERYERVVNMVEVMEEYFGSCTNHGECQDACPKDISIDFIAWLNKDYRKASFKQMRAS